A stretch of Mastacembelus armatus chromosome 1, fMasArm1.2, whole genome shotgun sequence DNA encodes these proteins:
- the htra3a gene encoding serine protease HTRA3a has protein sequence MQLLLLALLFAHDLTGAVPSEKCASRCDVSVCPSPSCTAGYVPDRCNCCLVCSPREGDPCGRKNDRPCGDGLECKLFPAGRRRGSKGVCRCKMGYEVCGSDGKTYGNVCKMRAASRKAQQTGRTGVSQAHKGPCSLAGAGGSQVHPSSPRYKFNFIADVVEKIAPAVVHIELFVRHPLFGRHMHLSSGSGFIVTHSGVIVTNAHVVTTAAPVTGLPQLRVQLHDGDAYEAVVRDVDKKADIATIKVNPQKKLPVLSLGRSAGLRPGEFVVAIGSPFALQNTVTTGIVSTAQRDGKELGIKDSDMDYIQTDAIINYGNSGGPLVNLDGEVIGINTLKVTAGISFAIPSDRISRFLTETQIKHSRVQEKTKVQRRFTEEPQSDTEIKRRFLGIRMLTITKDLLAELKRHNPDFPDISNGVLVQQVIPNTPAEKGGIKDGDVIVKLNGQPVMTAEDIQEALRGDQPLLLEICRGNDDLLFNIHPQVIRH, from the exons ATGCAGCTGCTTCTACTCGCGCTGCTCTTTGCGCACGACCTCACCGGAGCCGTGCCATCTGAGAAGTGCGCGTCCCGGTGCGACGTGAGCGTGTGTCCGAGCCCCAGCTGTACCGCCGGATACGTCCCGGACCGGTGCAACTGCTGCCTGGTGTGTTCGCCTCGTGAGGGAGACCCCTGCGGCCGCAAAAACGACCGGCCCTGCGGGGACGGCTTGGAGTGCAAGCTGTTCCCTGCAGGGAGGCGACGAGGCTCCAAGGGGGTCTGCCGGTGTAAGATGGGGTACGAAGTGTGTGGAAGCGACGGGAAAACCTACGGGAATGTGTGTAAGATGAGAGCAGCCAGCCGCAAAGCTCAGCAGACGGGGAGAACCGGAGTTAGCCAAGCGCACAAAGGACCCTGTTCACTTGCGGGCGCAG GTGGCTCCCAGGTCCATCCCAGCAGCCCTCGCTACAAGTTCAACTTCATCGCCGATGTAGTAGAAAAAATAGCACCTGCCGTTGTCCACATTGAGCTGTTTGTAAg aCATCCTCTCTTTGGTCGCCACATGCATCTCTCCAGTGGTTCTGGGTTTATAGTGACCCACTCAGGTGTGATAGTGACCAATGCTCACGTGGTCACTACAGCTGCCCCGGTGACAGGGCTGCCCCAGCTGCGCGTGCAGCTCCACGACGGTGACGCGTACGAGGCTGTGGTCAGAGATGTAGACAAGAAGGCAGACATCGCCACCATCAAGGTCAATCCGCAG AAGAAGCTTCCTGTGCTGTCTCTGGGCCGTTCGGCTGGTCTGAGGCCAGGAGAGTTTGTGGTTGCTATCGGCAGCCCTTTTGCCCTGCAGAACACCGTCACCACTGGCATcgtcagcacagcacagagagaTGGCAAGGAGCTGGGTATCAAGGACTCAGACATGGACTACATCCAGACTGATGCAATTATTAAT TACGGAAATTCTGGAGGACCGCTTGTGAACTTG GATGGCGAGGTGATAGGCATCAACACTCTAAAAGTGACAGCAGGGATCTCCTTTGCCATACCCTCAGACAGGATCAGCCGCTTCCTCACCGAGACACAGATCAAGCACAGCAGAGTTCAGG AAAAGACTAAAGTGCAACGGAGATTTACAGAGGAACCACAGTCTGACACAG agatAAAGCGGCGATTTTTGGGCATCAGGATGCTTACTATCACCAAAGA cCTACTAGCAGAGTTAAAACGTCACAACCCAGACTTTCCTGACATCAGCAATGGAGTTTTGGTGCAGCAGGTCATACCTAACACCCCTGCAGAAAA AGGAGGGATTAAAGATGGTGATGTCATAGTGAAGCTGAATGGACAACCAGTCATGACTGCTGAAGACATCCAGGAAGCATTACGAGGTGACCAGCCCCTGCTGCTGGAGATTTGTCGAGGCAATGATGACTTACTCTTCAACATCCATCCTCAGGTTATAAGACACTGA
- the gpr78a gene encoding G-protein coupled receptor 26, translated as MSIPEFLLEVSVVVIAVVSLLTNLSVLLCFTQSAELRSHVPGLFILNLSFSNILLTVINMPATFLGVAKSAKPFGELFCQAVSFSETFLTTNAMLSMAAMSMDRWIAVVFPLSYSSKMRYRDAFLILAFSWLHSLTFSLTQLLMDWGGYSHTYASCTVHLEGKSRSQLSTYASFTVLYHLSSFVLCLLVLCFAYLKVLRVARSHCKRIDVITVQTLLLLVDIHPSVKERCVAEQKKRRQRATKKICIFIGSFFFCFSPYVITRLVELLPSVHIPRYWGITTKCLSYAKASSDPFVYCLLRQQYRKVLVSVISRVLRKDHYLLSAHSLSSTLDTTDDNCIARIT; from the exons ATGAGCATACCGGAGTTCCTGCTAGAAGTGTCCGTTGTGGTGATAGCTGTTGTCTCCCTGTTAACAAACTTGTCAGTGCTGCTATGTTTCACCCAGAGCGCCGAGTTAAGATCCCACGTGCCAGGACTCTTCATCCTAAACCTGTCCTTCTCCAACATCCTCCTCACAGTCATCAACATGCCTGCCACTTTTCTCGGCGTGGCCAAGAGCGCAAAGCCCTTCGGGGAATTGTTCTGTCAAGCTGTCAGCTTTTCTGAGACTTTTCTCACCACTAATGCCATGTTGAGCATGGCCGCGATGAGCATGGACAGGTGGATAGCCGTGGTGTTCCCGCTGAGTTACTCCAGCAAGATGCGCTACAGGGATGCGTTCCTGATCTTGGCGTTCTCCTGGCTGCACTCGCTGACCTTTTCCCTGACGCAGCTGCTGATGGACTGGGGAGGATACAGCCACACTTACGCCTCGTGCACCGTCCACCTGGAGGGGAAGAGCAGGTCGCAGCTAAGCACCTATGCGAGCTTCACGGTGCTCTACCACCTCAGCAGCTTTGTGCTCTGCCTCCTCGTCCTGTGCTTCGCCTACCTGAAAGTTCTGAGAGTGGCAAGGTCCCACTGCAAGAGGATAGATGTCATCACAGTTCAAACTCTGCTTCTGCTGGTTGATATTCAccccag TGTGAAGGAGAGATGTGTAGCtgaacagaagaagaggaggcagCGCGCCACTAAAAAGATTTGCATCTTCATCggctccttcttcttctgcttctcacCCTATGTTATAACAAG GTTGGTGGAGTTGCTGCCTTCTGTGCACATACCTCGTTACTGGGGTATCACCACCAAATGTCTGTCCTATGCCAAGGCTTCCAGTGACCCGTTTGTTTACTGTCTTCTGCGGCAGCAGTACAGGAAGGTCCTAGTCAGTGTTATCAGCCGTGTTTTGAGAAAGGATCATTACTTGCTCTCCGCCCACAGCCTGAGCAGCACGCTGGACACCACAGACGACAACTGCATTGCCAGGATCACCTGA